From the genome of Yersinia enterocolitica, one region includes:
- a CDS encoding KR domain-containing protein, which produces MVNTTGQVAIVTGASRGIGAAIAERLAQEGYTVLINYARSNIEAETLVRKIQQAGGNAASAKGDISDAAAVAQLFSQAEAAFGGVDVLVNNAGILSLSAIADSDDEHFDRQIAINLKGSFNGMREAAKRLKDGGRIVNFSTSVVGLKLEKYGVYAATKAAVETMTAILAKELRGRNITVNAVAPGPTATSLFLDGKSPELIEKMAKMAPLERLGTPEDIAAAVAFLVGKDGGWINGQVLRANGGLI; this is translated from the coding sequence ATGGTGAATACAACCGGGCAGGTTGCCATTGTAACCGGAGCATCACGGGGTATTGGCGCAGCAATTGCTGAGCGTTTGGCTCAGGAGGGGTATACCGTTCTGATCAATTATGCCCGGAGTAACATTGAGGCGGAAACACTGGTGCGCAAAATTCAACAAGCGGGCGGAAATGCAGCGAGTGCGAAGGGGGATATCAGTGATGCCGCAGCGGTTGCACAGTTATTTTCTCAAGCAGAAGCTGCGTTTGGCGGGGTTGATGTCTTGGTCAACAATGCTGGAATTCTATCTCTCAGTGCCATTGCAGACAGTGATGATGAACACTTTGACCGCCAGATCGCCATTAACCTGAAAGGGAGCTTTAACGGGATGCGTGAAGCGGCAAAGCGTTTGAAAGATGGCGGCCGCATCGTAAACTTTTCAACCAGTGTTGTCGGGCTGAAACTGGAAAAATACGGTGTTTATGCTGCAACCAAAGCGGCGGTTGAAACCATGACAGCTATTCTGGCGAAAGAGTTGCGGGGGCGTAATATCACCGTTAATGCTGTGGCTCCTGGGCCGACGGCAACCTCGCTCTTCCTTGATGGTAAATCACCCGAATTAATTGAAAAAATGGCGAAAATGGCGCCACTAGAAAGATTAGGAACGCCAGAGGATATTGCAGCAGCCGTGGCTTTTCTGGTTGGAAAAGACGGTGGCTGGATTAATGGGCAAGTTTTACGCGCCAACGGTGGCCTGATTTAG
- a CDS encoding alkaline phosphatase has product MQNRVSTLSGIALSTLILTSSLFTPNAVASATGLYDRSAKGDITQFGGARRLTGDQTQALRDSLSNKTVKNVILLIGDGMGDSEITSARNYAMGAGGFFKGIDALPLTGQYTHYSLDKKTQKPDYVTDSAASATAWSSGVKTYNGALGVDVFGKDHVTLLELAKKAGKATGNVSTAELQDATPAAQFAHVTGRKCYGPEETSEKCSSNALEKGGRGSITEQMIAGRADVTLGGGAKSFSQVAKAGEWKDKSLREQALARGYVIVENLDDLNAIKQADQQKPLLGLFSPGNMPVRWQGPKASYHGNLDKPPVVCENNAERTKDIPTLAVMTEKAIDLLKHNEKGFFLQVEGASIDKQDHAANPCGQFGETVDLDEAVQKALEFARAEGNTLVIVTADHAHSSQIIEADAKAPGLTQALTTKDGAVMAISYGNSEDDSQGHTGTQLRIAAYGPHAANVVGLTDQTDLFFTMRDAMAIK; this is encoded by the coding sequence ATGCAGAACCGCGTATCCACTTTGTCCGGCATAGCGTTATCCACTCTGATACTCACCAGTTCATTGTTTACACCGAATGCTGTTGCTTCCGCCACTGGCTTATATGACCGTAGCGCCAAGGGAGATATCACTCAATTTGGTGGGGCACGACGTTTGACCGGTGATCAGACACAGGCTCTTCGTGATTCGCTTTCCAATAAAACCGTAAAGAATGTCATTTTACTGATTGGCGATGGTATGGGCGATTCAGAAATCACCTCAGCACGTAACTATGCTATGGGGGCCGGTGGTTTCTTTAAAGGAATTGATGCGTTACCACTGACAGGGCAATACACGCACTACTCATTAGATAAGAAAACGCAAAAACCGGATTACGTGACTGACTCAGCTGCCTCCGCAACAGCTTGGTCCTCAGGTGTAAAAACGTATAACGGCGCGCTGGGTGTTGATGTGTTCGGAAAAGATCACGTCACCTTGTTGGAGTTAGCGAAGAAAGCCGGTAAAGCAACTGGTAACGTTTCAACTGCTGAACTGCAAGATGCCACTCCTGCGGCACAGTTTGCTCACGTAACTGGGCGAAAATGCTATGGCCCGGAGGAAACAAGCGAGAAGTGCAGTAGCAATGCGCTGGAAAAGGGTGGGCGCGGTTCAATTACTGAGCAGATGATTGCCGGGCGCGCGGATGTCACATTGGGTGGTGGCGCTAAATCATTCAGCCAAGTCGCTAAAGCCGGTGAATGGAAAGATAAATCTCTGCGTGAACAAGCCTTGGCTCGAGGTTATGTTATTGTCGAAAATCTTGACGATCTGAATGCAATAAAGCAGGCAGACCAACAAAAACCGCTATTAGGGTTATTTAGCCCAGGTAACATGCCAGTACGTTGGCAGGGGCCGAAAGCGTCTTATCATGGCAATTTAGATAAGCCGCCGGTAGTTTGTGAAAACAATGCCGAGCGTACTAAAGATATTCCAACCTTGGCAGTGATGACTGAAAAAGCAATTGACCTGCTGAAACATAACGAAAAAGGATTCTTCTTACAGGTTGAAGGGGCATCCATTGATAAACAAGACCATGCGGCGAATCCTTGTGGTCAGTTCGGTGAAACTGTCGATTTGGATGAAGCAGTACAAAAAGCACTGGAGTTTGCGCGTGCAGAAGGTAATACCTTGGTTATTGTGACGGCAGATCACGCGCATTCCAGTCAAATTATTGAAGCAGATGCAAAAGCTCCTGGCTTAACACAAGCGTTAACCACGAAAGATGGCGCAGTTATGGCGATAAGCTATGGCAACTCTGAAGATGATTCTCAAGGGCACACGGGTACCCAATTGCGCATAGCAGCTTACGGACCACATGCGGCAAATGTGGTTGGTCTAACAGACCAAACCGACCTGTTCTTTACCATGCGTGATGCTATGGCGATTAAATAA